Proteins encoded together in one Quercus lobata isolate SW786 chromosome 3, ValleyOak3.0 Primary Assembly, whole genome shotgun sequence window:
- the LOC115981640 gene encoding vacuolar fusion protein CCZ1 homolog B-like isoform X2: MGMSAATTAAEGIKFCIFDLRRGQQEGQELDKILFFFPADLPFSAQLSVIGLSEGLITFTRIFSPEAACEVIEAERHSHVFYEAEPDIWMVMVVEKNESEAIWRIDALRKVLKEVHSLFLMFHGSIRTLIEKEPAGGLIRSHLYPFIMDYLSDFLLGKKLQLPSFRDCLKERGTVQMLTVSREAAIEVQSLVRMLESFAGNTQFYSLILFQDLLVSTTLSPVDTINLFTYAVLRLTPRALSSGVSSWSYLRKGSTASNVATGSILAQSASVSEQNFRSRDTSPPGGVNSHHIARPLQPDRWSKGKDGFLVTDIWGAEASGSTLATPTIWLQQTEERVYVCAYQYRSLTLILLVPVASILNGEQGVSVVKQQILENASLKMLKIEEKLSKGWAGENAYHVSGYRYLLVDGDRDVSRASPPGKVTTLTKESLLALSKVREEVDLEKGRMEHDNAGQEKDLEVCIRAKNNAWVIARITKGKELYMVLEKANETVLYASDAVEKFSNRYCNGAFSLD; the protein is encoded by the exons ATGGGGATGTCAGCTGCTACTACTGCCGCTGAAGGCataaaattttgcatatttGATTTGAGAAGGGGACAACAAGAGGGGCAGGAGCTCGacaagattttgtttttctttcctgCTGATTTGCCCTTTTCAGCACAGCTTTCTGTAATAGGGCTGAGCGAAGGACTTATCACGTTTACAAG AATTTTCTCTCCTGAGGCTGCCTGTGAGGTCATAGAAGCAGAGAGGCACTCTCATGTTTTTTATGAGGCAGAACCAGATATCTGGATGGTTATG GTAGTGGAGAAGAATGAGTCAGAAGCTATATGGCGGATTGATGCATTACGAAAGGTTCTTAAAGAAGTTCACTCTCTGTTTCTAATGTTTCATGGATCCATTAGAACATTGATTGAGAAAGAACCTGCTGGAGGATTAATTCGATCTCATTTATACCCTTTCATCATGGATTATCTAAGTG ATTTTCTTCTTGGAAAGAAACTCCAGCTACCATCATTCCGTGACTGTTTAAAGGAGCGTGGAACTGTGCAGATGCTGACTGTAAGTCGGGAGGCTGCAATTGAAGTTCAG TCGCTTGTCAGGATGCTAGAGTCTTTTGCTGGGAACACACAATTCTACTCGCTGATTTTATTTCAGGACCTGCTAGTGTCTACTACTCTTTCTCCT GTTGATACCATAAACTTATTTACATATGCTGTTCTGAGGTTGACACCGCGTGCTCTATCCTCTGGAGTTAGTTCCTGGTCCTATTTACGCAAAGGAAGTACAGCATCTAATGTTGCCACTGGCTCCATCTTGGCCCAGTCTGCTTCTGTTTCAGAACAAAATTTTCGTTCTCGGGATACCTCTCCACCTGGTGGAGTTAATAGCCATCACATTGCAAGGCCCTTACAGCCAGACAGGTGGTCCAAAGGCAAAGATGGTTTTCTTGTCACTGACATATGGGGTGCAGAAGCTAGCGGTTCAACTTTGGCCACCCCAACCATTTGGCTTCAGCAGACAGAGGAGAGAGTGTATGTCTGCGCTTATCAGTATAGGAGCCTTACCTTAATCCTTCTTGTTCCTGTTGCCTCCATTCTTAATGGGGAGCAAGGTGTTTCGGTGGTGAAGCAGCAAATTCTTGAAAAT GCATCACTTAAGATGttgaaaattgaagaaaaacttTCGAAAGGATGGGCTGGTGAGAATGCTTATCATGTCAGTGGGTATCGCTATTTACTAGTAGATGGTGACAGAGATGTATCCAGAGCTTCTCCACCAGGAAAGGTTACAACCCTAACCAAG GAATCTTTGCTTGCCTTAAGTAAGGTTAGAGAAGAAGTTGATTTGGAAAAAGGTAGAATGGAACATGATAATGCAGGTCAAGAGAAAGATTTGGAAGTTTGCATTAGAGCTAAAAACAATGCTTGGGTTATTGCTCGTATTACAAAAGGGAAGGAGCTTTATATGGTTCTAGAGAAAGCCAACGAAACAGTTCTTTATGCCTCTGATGCTGTTGAGAAGTTCAGCAACAG
- the LOC115981640 gene encoding vacuolar fusion protein CCZ1 homolog B-like isoform X1, translating to MGMSAATTAAEGIKFCIFDLRRGQQEGQELDKILFFFPADLPFSAQLSVIGLSEGLITFTRIFSPEAACEVIEAERHSHVFYEAEPDIWMVMVVEKNESEAIWRIDALRKVLKEVHSLFLMFHGSIRTLIEKEPAGGLIRSHLYPFIMDYLSACQKRSLLDNCCWDFLLGKKLQLPSFRDCLKERGTVQMLTVSREAAIEVQSLVRMLESFAGNTQFYSLILFQDLLVSTTLSPVDTINLFTYAVLRLTPRALSSGVSSWSYLRKGSTASNVATGSILAQSASVSEQNFRSRDTSPPGGVNSHHIARPLQPDRWSKGKDGFLVTDIWGAEASGSTLATPTIWLQQTEERVYVCAYQYRSLTLILLVPVASILNGEQGVSVVKQQILENASLKMLKIEEKLSKGWAGENAYHVSGYRYLLVDGDRDVSRASPPGKVTTLTKESLLALSKVREEVDLEKGRMEHDNAGQEKDLEVCIRAKNNAWVIARITKGKELYMVLEKANETVLYASDAVEKFSNRYCNGAFSLD from the exons ATGGGGATGTCAGCTGCTACTACTGCCGCTGAAGGCataaaattttgcatatttGATTTGAGAAGGGGACAACAAGAGGGGCAGGAGCTCGacaagattttgtttttctttcctgCTGATTTGCCCTTTTCAGCACAGCTTTCTGTAATAGGGCTGAGCGAAGGACTTATCACGTTTACAAG AATTTTCTCTCCTGAGGCTGCCTGTGAGGTCATAGAAGCAGAGAGGCACTCTCATGTTTTTTATGAGGCAGAACCAGATATCTGGATGGTTATG GTAGTGGAGAAGAATGAGTCAGAAGCTATATGGCGGATTGATGCATTACGAAAGGTTCTTAAAGAAGTTCACTCTCTGTTTCTAATGTTTCATGGATCCATTAGAACATTGATTGAGAAAGAACCTGCTGGAGGATTAATTCGATCTCATTTATACCCTTTCATCATGGATTATCTAAGTG CATGTCAAAAGCGGTCTCTATTGGATAACTGCTGCTGGG ATTTTCTTCTTGGAAAGAAACTCCAGCTACCATCATTCCGTGACTGTTTAAAGGAGCGTGGAACTGTGCAGATGCTGACTGTAAGTCGGGAGGCTGCAATTGAAGTTCAG TCGCTTGTCAGGATGCTAGAGTCTTTTGCTGGGAACACACAATTCTACTCGCTGATTTTATTTCAGGACCTGCTAGTGTCTACTACTCTTTCTCCT GTTGATACCATAAACTTATTTACATATGCTGTTCTGAGGTTGACACCGCGTGCTCTATCCTCTGGAGTTAGTTCCTGGTCCTATTTACGCAAAGGAAGTACAGCATCTAATGTTGCCACTGGCTCCATCTTGGCCCAGTCTGCTTCTGTTTCAGAACAAAATTTTCGTTCTCGGGATACCTCTCCACCTGGTGGAGTTAATAGCCATCACATTGCAAGGCCCTTACAGCCAGACAGGTGGTCCAAAGGCAAAGATGGTTTTCTTGTCACTGACATATGGGGTGCAGAAGCTAGCGGTTCAACTTTGGCCACCCCAACCATTTGGCTTCAGCAGACAGAGGAGAGAGTGTATGTCTGCGCTTATCAGTATAGGAGCCTTACCTTAATCCTTCTTGTTCCTGTTGCCTCCATTCTTAATGGGGAGCAAGGTGTTTCGGTGGTGAAGCAGCAAATTCTTGAAAAT GCATCACTTAAGATGttgaaaattgaagaaaaacttTCGAAAGGATGGGCTGGTGAGAATGCTTATCATGTCAGTGGGTATCGCTATTTACTAGTAGATGGTGACAGAGATGTATCCAGAGCTTCTCCACCAGGAAAGGTTACAACCCTAACCAAG GAATCTTTGCTTGCCTTAAGTAAGGTTAGAGAAGAAGTTGATTTGGAAAAAGGTAGAATGGAACATGATAATGCAGGTCAAGAGAAAGATTTGGAAGTTTGCATTAGAGCTAAAAACAATGCTTGGGTTATTGCTCGTATTACAAAAGGGAAGGAGCTTTATATGGTTCTAGAGAAAGCCAACGAAACAGTTCTTTATGCCTCTGATGCTGTTGAGAAGTTCAGCAACAG